One Planktothrix sp. FACHB-1365 DNA segment encodes these proteins:
- a CDS encoding HigA family addiction module antitoxin: protein MARPAIHPGEILSDELKELGISASELARSLHIPTNRITQILKGQRGITADTALRLGRWFGTGAELWLNLQKAYELRLAEELAGEEIKKTIQPRSSINNQPLVQV from the coding sequence ATGGCAAGACCTGCAATTCACCCTGGCGAAATCTTATCTGATGAATTAAAAGAACTGGGAATTAGTGCATCAGAATTAGCGCGATCGCTCCATATACCCACAAATCGGATTACGCAAATTCTCAAAGGGCAAAGAGGTATTACTGCTGACACGGCATTACGTCTAGGACGATGGTTTGGCACGGGTGCAGAGCTATGGCTTAATTTGCAAAAAGCTTATGAGTTACGCCTAGCCGAAGAGTTAGCGGGAGAAGAAATTAAAAAGACGATTCAACCTCGTTCATCTATAAACAATCAGCCGTTAGTTCAAGTTTAG
- a CDS encoding MBL fold metallo-hydrolase, whose translation MPVSDPPAQNPKSSDEATPMDKNSSTDFSVRFWGVRGSIPTPGSQTVRYGGNTSCVEMRLGEKRLIFDAGTGLRVLGLDLLKQMPVEAYLFFSHTHWDHIQGFPFFVPAFIPINRFHIYGAIAPDGSTIKDRLCDQMVHPNFPVPIHVMQSDMKFYDLSPGDVLTLDDIKIETAPLNHPNVAVGYRVTWQGRTAVYCTDTEHFPDRFDENVLHLAREADVFIYDATYTNEEYHNDKFPKIGWGHSTWEVGVEVAKKAGVKQVVMYQHDPSHNDDILDQIEAQVQAVFPNGVVAREGMILKLN comes from the coding sequence ATGCCAGTTTCTGATCCGCCAGCCCAGAACCCAAAGTCCTCTGATGAAGCAACCCCCATGGACAAGAACTCTTCGACCGATTTTTCCGTGCGATTCTGGGGGGTAAGAGGTAGTATACCCACGCCCGGATCTCAAACGGTTCGATATGGAGGCAATACCTCCTGTGTAGAAATGCGCTTGGGTGAAAAACGCTTAATTTTTGATGCGGGTACAGGCTTAAGAGTTTTGGGGCTGGATCTGCTCAAACAGATGCCTGTGGAAGCCTATCTGTTCTTTTCCCATACCCATTGGGATCACATTCAAGGGTTTCCGTTTTTTGTTCCGGCTTTTATCCCGATTAATCGCTTTCATATCTATGGTGCGATCGCCCCAGATGGCAGTACAATTAAAGATCGTCTTTGTGATCAGATGGTTCACCCGAATTTCCCGGTGCCGATTCATGTGATGCAGTCGGATATGAAGTTCTATGACTTATCACCGGGGGATGTGCTGACCTTGGATGATATTAAGATTGAAACGGCTCCTTTAAATCATCCTAATGTAGCGGTCGGATATCGAGTCACTTGGCAAGGGCGCACGGCGGTTTACTGTACCGACACTGAACATTTTCCAGATCGCTTCGATGAAAATGTTCTCCACCTAGCTAGGGAAGCCGATGTTTTCATTTATGATGCCACCTATACCAACGAAGAATATCATAATGACAAATTTCCTAAAATTGGTTGGGGACATTCGACTTGGGAAGTGGGGGTGGAAGTCGCTAAAAAAGCTGGGGTGAAACAGGTGGTCATGTATCAACATGATCCGTCCCATAACGATGATATTCTCGATCAAATTGAAGCTCAGGTACAAGCTGTTTTTCCCAATGGGGTTGTAGCCCGGGAAGGCATGATTTTAAAACTCAACTAA
- a CDS encoding type II toxin-antitoxin system RelE/ParE family toxin — translation MPQKYKDKRTAKFAAGDRVKEFQAFERQAYKRLEILEAAPNKESLKALPSNRFEALGGDRKGQYSTASMTNGVFVLSGQKQKIAHLISKLSIITKGEKNYGKTCNSPWRNLI, via the coding sequence ATGCCTCAAAAATATAAAGACAAACGCACAGCCAAATTTGCTGCTGGCGATCGGGTCAAAGAATTTCAGGCATTTGAAAGACAAGCATATAAACGCCTAGAAATCCTAGAAGCCGCACCTAATAAAGAATCATTAAAGGCTTTGCCAAGTAATCGTTTTGAGGCACTAGGCGGAGATAGAAAAGGGCAGTACAGCACCGCATCAATGACAAATGGCGTATTTGTTTTGAGTGGACAGAAACAGAAAATCGCCCATTTAATATCGAAATTGTCGATTATCACTAAAGGAGAAAAAAACTATGGCAAGACCTGCAATTCACCCTGGCGAAATCTTATCTGA
- a CDS encoding cytochrome C → MGFLSQEQNQQQHRQTGWFSSWLSVMIVGIWSISIALGMVHSLNAASPSQKNDPGLIINQMASVDSIEPEYQLGLELYLNTCSTCHIPIPPQVFPTQTWQQIIQDEQHYGATLQPLDGPSLLLMWKYLQTYSRSIPLQEEAIPYRFNRSRYFKALHPRVEFSQPVTVNNCTSCHPGASEFNYRNLTPEWENSP, encoded by the coding sequence ATGGGTTTTCTTAGTCAAGAACAAAATCAGCAGCAGCACAGGCAAACGGGATGGTTTTCTTCCTGGCTGTCGGTTATGATTGTTGGCATCTGGAGTATTAGCATCGCGTTAGGGATGGTACATTCCCTGAATGCAGCGTCTCCATCACAGAAAAATGATCCGGGACTCATTATTAATCAAATGGCGAGTGTAGATAGCATAGAACCCGAATATCAATTAGGATTAGAACTGTATCTCAACACTTGTTCAACTTGTCATATTCCCATTCCTCCCCAAGTCTTTCCCACCCAAACCTGGCAACAAATTATTCAAGATGAACAACATTATGGTGCGACGCTTCAACCCTTAGATGGGCCCTCATTGTTGTTAATGTGGAAATATCTTCAAACCTATTCCCGTTCAATTCCGCTTCAGGAAGAAGCTATCCCTTATCGGTTCAATCGTTCTCGTTATTTTAAAGCGCTGCATCCCCGTGTTGAGTTTTCTCAACCGGTGACGGTGAATAATTGTACCAGTTGTCATCCCGGTGCATCGGAATTTAACTACCGCAATTTAACACCGGAGTGGGAAAATTCTCCTTAA
- a CDS encoding inorganic diphosphatase encodes MDLSKIPPQPKPGLINVLIEIPAGSKNKYEYDKDLQAFALDRVLFASVQYPFDYGFIPNTLADDGDPLDGLVIMDQPTFPGCVIAARPIGMLEMVDGGDRDEKILCVPAADPRYADVKSLKDIAPHRLEEIAEFFRTYKNLERKVTEILGWQDVDQVAPLVEQCIQAGKPKG; translated from the coding sequence GTGGATTTATCAAAAATTCCGCCCCAACCTAAACCGGGTTTAATTAATGTTTTGATTGAGATTCCCGCCGGAAGTAAAAACAAATACGAATACGATAAAGACTTACAAGCCTTTGCTCTGGATCGTGTGCTGTTTGCTTCGGTGCAATATCCGTTTGATTATGGTTTTATTCCTAATACCTTAGCCGATGATGGAGATCCCTTAGATGGGTTGGTGATTATGGATCAACCCACCTTTCCCGGCTGTGTGATCGCAGCGCGACCCATTGGGATGTTAGAAATGGTAGATGGTGGGGATCGAGATGAAAAAATTCTCTGTGTTCCCGCCGCCGACCCCCGCTATGCAGACGTAAAATCCCTTAAAGATATCGCTCCCCATCGCCTCGAAGAAATTGCAGAATTTTTCAGAACCTATAAAAATCTGGAACGAAAAGTCACGGAAATTTTAGGTTGGCAAGATGTTGATCAAGTGGCTCCCCTTGTTGAGCAGTGTATTCAAGCTGGAAAACCCAAAGGTTAA
- the panD gene encoding aspartate 1-decarboxylase yields MHRTLLYAKIHNCTLTAANVHYVGSITIDQSLLDAAGIFVHEQVQVVNVANGERFVTYVIPGAADSGAIELNGAAARLGVVGDRLIVMSYAQFSLEEATTHQPRVVFVDENNRIVEIRG; encoded by the coding sequence ATGCACCGAACACTACTATACGCTAAGATTCATAACTGTACTTTAACCGCAGCTAATGTTCACTATGTGGGAAGTATCACCATTGATCAATCCTTACTCGATGCTGCTGGAATCTTCGTTCATGAACAGGTACAAGTCGTGAATGTTGCCAATGGGGAACGGTTTGTCACCTATGTTATTCCCGGCGCTGCTGATTCCGGTGCGATCGAATTGAATGGAGCAGCGGCTCGTTTGGGGGTAGTGGGCGATCGCTTAATTGTCATGTCTTATGCACAATTTTCCCTCGAAGAAGCAACCACCCATCAACCTAGAGTCGTGTTTGTCGATGAGAATAATCGAATTGTGGAAATTCGAGGCTAA
- a CDS encoding Uma2 family endonuclease, producing MNAVTVNLDSVIKMTDDQFFKLCQNNRELRFERNANGELIIMPPTGGETGNHNAGITAQVWIWNEQNKEGIVFDSSTCFKLPNGADRSPDASWIKLERWDALTDEEKQKFPPICPDFVIELLSPSDSLKTTQEKMREYIDNGLRLGILINRKSCQVEIYRPEKEVEFLDSPATVSGEDVLKDFVLNLEMIW from the coding sequence ATGAATGCTGTAACTGTCAATTTAGATTCAGTAATAAAAATGACTGATGACCAGTTTTTCAAGCTATGTCAAAATAACCGGGAATTGAGATTTGAAAGAAATGCCAATGGAGAATTAATAATTATGCCACCAACGGGAGGAGAAACGGGAAATCATAATGCGGGTATTACTGCTCAAGTTTGGATTTGGAATGAGCAAAATAAGGAGGGTATAGTTTTTGATTCTTCGACTTGTTTTAAATTGCCTAATGGTGCAGATCGTTCTCCCGATGCGTCTTGGATCAAGTTAGAAAGATGGGATGCTTTAACTGATGAGGAAAAACAAAAGTTTCCCCCTATTTGTCCTGATTTTGTGATTGAGTTACTTTCTCCTAGTGATAGTTTGAAGACGACACAAGAAAAGATGAGGGAATATATAGATAATGGTCTGCGTTTGGGTATATTAATTAATCGTAAATCTTGTCAAGTAGAGATTTATAGACCCGAAAAAGAGGTTGAGTTTTTAGATTCTCCTGCTACGGTTTCGGGGGAAGATGTTTTAAAGGATTTTGTGTTAAATTTGGAGATGATTTGGTAA
- a CDS encoding adenylate/guanylate cyclase domain-containing protein has product MKSASPTNSVSEESTVVSAQVVDVTIDVAAVKESTTDRNGNQPQTSRGGETPQQAPASSDKGGGLVVTKEQGGNFSSFLAPLTKDNFVQVVKEVEDKLKTVNQTLSMLNNLLDAQGFEEILNEMLRSITIKIGELLNADRTTIWLVDEDKHELWSIVAGGAEGKPLELRIPSTAGIAGEVATTRSVVNIPYDFYADPRSAAAKKMDQKNGYRTYTMLVMPLLNDEDGLVAVVQLLNKLKLNCNPVLPLDEKIDFEGFTADDEKIFEEFVPSIRLILESSRSFYAATVRQRAAAALMNAVNALSKSSLDLEETLKNVMDQAKELMNADRSTLWLLDEEKGELWTKIPIGGKLVEIRIPQHAGFAGIVAQSGAPLLIPFDLYNDPRSETSKQTDQKTKYRTCSMLCMPVYNADDHLIGVTQLINKKKQGDFPAYDPTNWPEAPEQWKASFNNDDLEFMRAFNIQAGVALQNAKLFQKVKEQEQRQKDILRSLTNGVISTDKDGKMIATNECAMELLGLREEDVVQGRSVRDLLQIKEGDFGKWFDVALAPKDSKDRQQYYPDQTLLSGASQEPRSINLSINSMSDINNPEKVSGALVVMEDISGEKEVKNLMYRYMTPEVAEQLLASGDTGLGGKRKDVTVLFSDIRSYTTLTEKLQAEEVVTMLNSYFEEMVDTVLGYKGTLDKYIGDALMAVFGSPAPLEDHPWMAMQAAVEMRYRLAEYNEGRVAQGLMPISIGMGLHSDEVVSGNIGSSKRMELTSIGDGVNLASRLEGTSKQYGTDIIISENTYTHYADRVIVRELDFITVKGKSQPVRIYELVGIREGKLVRPISEKQQSIIDHYHQGRQYYLKPATEKLTAAEIVPILEELEEITEAQMKKLSYDDKDLLGQMLVKNSLKKLTEMLDENTIKRLALEEFKQMPSEEALGVLPDKIKGLTPRETKKLFMAKLKQFTTDVNTQEMLENEATEMALPKLRKMIDLAKRKFALKAKESLRNAKREFLTVLEIDPKNKAAKLHVDRCILYETTQPPDETWDGVWNLTEK; this is encoded by the coding sequence ATGAAATCTGCATCCCCAACCAATTCTGTATCGGAAGAATCCACCGTTGTTTCAGCACAAGTTGTTGATGTAACGATTGATGTAGCTGCTGTTAAAGAATCCACAACCGATCGCAATGGCAATCAACCCCAAACTTCAAGAGGGGGTGAAACCCCTCAACAAGCGCCTGCTTCATCGGATAAAGGCGGGGGTTTAGTTGTTACGAAGGAACAGGGTGGAAATTTCTCCTCTTTTTTAGCGCCTTTAACCAAAGATAATTTTGTTCAAGTCGTTAAAGAAGTTGAGGACAAACTTAAAACCGTTAATCAAACCCTATCGATGCTGAATAATCTGCTCGATGCCCAAGGGTTTGAGGAAATTCTCAATGAAATGCTGCGATCAATTACCATCAAAATAGGGGAATTGCTCAATGCAGATCGCACCACAATCTGGCTAGTCGATGAAGACAAACATGAACTCTGGTCAATTGTAGCCGGAGGAGCAGAAGGAAAACCCCTAGAATTGCGGATTCCTTCAACCGCCGGAATTGCCGGAGAAGTCGCTACAACCCGATCTGTTGTTAATATTCCTTACGATTTTTACGCTGATCCCCGTTCTGCTGCTGCCAAGAAAATGGATCAGAAAAACGGATATCGGACTTATACGATGCTGGTCATGCCTCTATTAAATGATGAGGATGGACTGGTGGCTGTGGTGCAGTTACTCAACAAATTAAAACTCAATTGTAATCCGGTACTTCCCTTAGATGAAAAAATAGATTTTGAGGGGTTTACTGCCGATGATGAAAAAATATTTGAAGAATTTGTTCCCTCCATTCGCCTGATTTTAGAATCTTCTCGTTCCTTCTATGCTGCTACCGTTAGACAACGAGCCGCCGCCGCGTTAATGAATGCGGTCAATGCCCTAAGTAAGAGCAGTTTAGACTTAGAAGAAACCCTAAAAAATGTTATGGATCAGGCAAAAGAATTAATGAATGCCGATCGCAGTACATTGTGGTTATTAGATGAAGAAAAAGGAGAACTTTGGACAAAAATTCCCATTGGGGGTAAGTTAGTTGAAATTCGTATTCCTCAACACGCTGGATTTGCTGGAATTGTTGCCCAAAGTGGTGCTCCGTTATTAATTCCCTTTGATCTTTACAACGATCCTCGCTCTGAAACTTCTAAACAAACTGACCAAAAAACCAAATATCGGACGTGCAGTATGTTATGTATGCCCGTGTATAATGCTGATGATCATCTGATTGGTGTGACTCAGTTAATTAATAAGAAAAAACAAGGAGATTTTCCGGCTTATGATCCGACTAATTGGCCAGAAGCCCCGGAACAATGGAAAGCCAGTTTTAATAACGATGATTTAGAATTCATGCGGGCGTTTAATATTCAAGCGGGGGTCGCGCTGCAAAATGCTAAATTATTCCAAAAAGTCAAAGAACAGGAACAACGACAAAAAGATATTTTGCGATCGCTTACAAATGGCGTGATTTCAACCGATAAAGATGGCAAAATGATTGCCACAAATGAATGTGCAATGGAACTCTTAGGACTGCGGGAAGAAGATGTCGTTCAAGGGCGTTCTGTTCGGGATTTACTTCAGATTAAAGAAGGAGATTTTGGAAAATGGTTTGATGTGGCTTTAGCCCCGAAAGATTCCAAAGATCGCCAACAATATTATCCCGATCAAACCCTATTATCCGGTGCTTCTCAAGAACCTCGGAGTATTAATTTATCGATTAATTCCATGTCCGATATTAACAACCCTGAAAAAGTCAGTGGGGCGTTAGTGGTCATGGAAGATATTAGTGGGGAGAAAGAAGTTAAGAACTTAATGTATCGCTATATGACCCCAGAAGTGGCAGAACAACTGTTAGCGAGTGGCGATACGGGCTTAGGTGGAAAACGCAAAGATGTAACGGTTTTATTTAGTGATATTCGCAGCTATACCACCTTAACGGAAAAACTACAAGCGGAAGAAGTTGTTACCATGCTCAACTCCTATTTTGAGGAGATGGTAGACACCGTATTAGGGTATAAAGGAACCCTCGATAAATATATCGGGGATGCGTTAATGGCTGTGTTTGGATCTCCAGCCCCCTTAGAAGATCACCCCTGGATGGCCATGCAAGCGGCTGTGGAAATGCGCTACCGTTTAGCGGAATACAATGAAGGTCGAGTAGCCCAAGGGTTAATGCCCATTAGTATTGGTATGGGTCTGCATTCCGATGAAGTCGTATCAGGAAATATTGGGTCGAGTAAACGGATGGAATTAACCTCCATTGGGGATGGAGTTAACTTAGCGTCTCGTTTAGAAGGAACCAGTAAACAATATGGCACGGATATTATTATTAGTGAGAATACCTATACTCATTATGCGGATCGGGTGATTGTTCGAGAACTGGATTTCATCACGGTGAAAGGAAAAAGTCAACCCGTGAGAATTTATGAACTGGTGGGAATTCGGGAAGGTAAATTAGTTCGACCGATTTCTGAAAAACAGCAAAGTATCATCGACCATTATCATCAAGGACGGCAATATTATCTCAAACCCGCAACAGAAAAATTAACGGCGGCGGAAATTGTACCGATCTTAGAAGAACTCGAAGAAATCACCGAAGCTCAGATGAAAAAACTGTCCTATGATGATAAAGATTTGTTAGGACAAATGTTGGTGAAAAATTCCTTGAAGAAACTCACCGAGATGTTAGATGAAAACACAATCAAACGGTTAGCCTTAGAAGAATTTAAACAAATGCCCAGCGAAGAAGCTTTAGGGGTGTTACCGGACAAAATTAAGGGATTAACTCCCCGTGAAACCAAAAAACTATTCATGGCTAAACTGAAACAGTTTACAACGGATGTTAATACCCAAGAAATGTTAGAAAATGAAGCAACGGAGATGGCTTTACCGAAACTGCGAAAAATGATTGATTTAGCTAAACGAAAATTTGCACTTAAAGCTAAAGAATCGTTGAGAAATGCCAAACGTGAATTTCTGACGGTACTAGAAATTGATCCTAAGAATAAAGCGGCTAAATTACACGTTGATCGCTGTATTCTCTATGAAACCACTCAACCCCCGGATGAAACCTGGGATGGAGTTTGGAATTTGACCGAAAAATAG